One stretch of Shewanella sp. Arc9-LZ DNA includes these proteins:
- a CDS encoding sensor domain-containing diguanylate cyclase — protein MFHSIKAKVITIFSLVMIAFTSVLLITIFINERDRVMDLALENSTKISKMHANLLSQEFARYVVMLKMLSNNPKTKLGDKATIARQLQRLMTMGRGNFINAIYVDKNLNLTDVLGNTNKVTHSSFIRAEQWVGKEYNISAPVITRFEKAPVIMVGVPILDTKNNWIGTLAVAVPLTIISAKLAEIKLAKESYAWLTDSNGLMVSHPNKSFIMKNKLSMTESADYPGFYKIVRQTKLQNDGYGRYRDAKLNESKIVTFSKVDYLPGWTLFVTTKESEIFHAIYTIMYDVLVTSIILMVIFLLLISELSNRITKPIVQLTKDVKASVKDKKSYLKIIDSDDEIGQLSKAFHDSLQKIHLHTIHLEQMVNHRTQEITDKNLLLNQQNEKLEQLASKDPLTLLYNRRAFSALVDKEISRAKRHHFPVTLVILDIDYFKKINDEFGHNVGDDILCRFADELSVNMRKENLICRWGGEEFVILIPEATSAMVFKHIEALRQKISQMDFAPIDKLTFSAGMATLRIEEPFKEWFQRADSALYNAKGSGRNKIVVDDIIG, from the coding sequence ATGTTTCATAGTATAAAAGCCAAGGTTATCACTATTTTCTCTTTAGTCATGATAGCTTTCACGTCTGTGCTTTTAATCACTATATTTATCAATGAGCGTGATCGTGTAATGGATTTAGCATTAGAAAACTCTACCAAAATTTCGAAAATGCACGCAAACCTCCTCAGCCAAGAGTTTGCTCGATATGTGGTTATGTTAAAAATGCTCAGCAACAACCCAAAGACAAAGCTAGGTGATAAAGCGACTATCGCTCGACAGCTGCAAAGGCTGATGACAATGGGGCGTGGTAATTTCATTAATGCTATTTATGTAGACAAAAATTTAAATTTAACTGATGTGTTAGGTAATACAAATAAAGTCACTCATTCTTCATTTATACGTGCTGAGCAATGGGTGGGCAAAGAATATAATATTAGCGCGCCTGTAATCACTCGGTTTGAAAAGGCCCCCGTTATCATGGTGGGAGTACCTATTTTAGACACGAAAAATAATTGGATAGGAACACTTGCAGTGGCGGTGCCTCTCACCATCATCTCCGCTAAATTAGCAGAAATTAAGCTCGCAAAAGAGAGTTACGCCTGGTTAACTGACTCGAATGGCTTAATGGTTTCACATCCGAATAAAAGTTTTATAATGAAGAATAAACTTTCAATGACAGAAAGTGCTGATTATCCAGGATTTTATAAAATAGTCCGACAAACTAAATTACAAAATGATGGCTACGGTCGTTATAGGGATGCCAAATTAAATGAATCGAAGATAGTCACATTTTCAAAAGTTGATTATCTGCCTGGCTGGACCTTGTTTGTCACAACTAAAGAGTCTGAAATTTTTCACGCTATATATACAATAATGTACGACGTTTTAGTCACTTCGATCATTTTGATGGTGATATTTTTATTACTCATCAGTGAACTATCCAATAGAATAACAAAACCAATCGTGCAACTGACCAAAGATGTAAAAGCCTCTGTTAAAGATAAAAAAAGTTATCTAAAAATAATCGATTCAGATGATGAAATAGGTCAACTGTCTAAAGCTTTCCACGATAGTCTTCAAAAAATACATTTACACACTATCCATTTAGAACAAATGGTCAATCATCGAACCCAAGAAATCACCGACAAAAACTTACTGCTTAATCAGCAAAATGAAAAGCTTGAACAGCTTGCCTCTAAAGACCCGTTAACCTTGCTTTATAATCGTCGAGCTTTTAGTGCTCTGGTTGATAAAGAGATCTCCCGCGCTAAGCGACATCATTTTCCTGTTACTCTGGTCATATTAGACATAGATTATTTCAAAAAGATTAATGATGAGTTTGGCCACAATGTTGGTGATGATATTTTGTGCCGTTTTGCGGATGAACTGTCTGTAAATATGCGCAAAGAAAATCTCATCTGTCGTTGGGGGGGCGAAGAGTTTGTGATTTTAATACCAGAAGCGACCTCGGCTATGGTCTTTAAACATATTGAAGCGCTACGTCAAAAAATCTCACAGATGGACTTCGCGCCAATCGACAAGTTAACCTTTAGTGCCGGCATGGCAACTCTGCGTATTGAAGAGCCTTTTAAAGAGTGGTTCCAACGAGCTGATAGCGCTTTGTACAACGCTAAAGGATCGGGTCGAAACAAGATAGTAGTTGATGACATTATTGGCTAG
- a CDS encoding DUF599 domain-containing protein: MVISWLDSLALIVFLVSWIGYTGFARRKAKTSNCIARVMHQQRIHWMSQVIAKEIRVAEAALLANLERNIAFFASTTLLILAGVLTLFSQVEKLETVIGSIPFTSSPNHALVQIKLALLAGIFVLAFFQFTWSMRQYGFVNIMIGAAPLDKTGSDKNALGYARQMAVVQDQAAHSYNYGLRSYYYSMAALCWFMHPGMFILASLFVVYTLYQREFNSKAVVAITAAQAYLEQNPSYIRRD; the protein is encoded by the coding sequence ATGGTGATTTCATGGTTAGATTCGCTGGCTTTAATTGTATTTTTAGTTAGTTGGATAGGGTATACCGGTTTTGCCCGTCGTAAAGCCAAAACCTCTAATTGCATTGCACGAGTAATGCATCAGCAACGTATTCATTGGATGTCGCAGGTGATAGCCAAAGAGATACGCGTAGCGGAAGCGGCATTATTGGCTAATTTAGAACGCAATATTGCCTTCTTTGCTTCAACAACTTTACTGATCCTGGCGGGTGTGTTGACGTTATTTTCGCAGGTTGAAAAGCTTGAAACCGTGATTGGTTCTATTCCCTTCACCTCGTCGCCTAATCACGCGCTGGTACAGATCAAACTGGCTCTTTTAGCTGGGATTTTCGTGCTAGCATTTTTCCAATTTACCTGGTCAATGCGTCAATATGGTTTTGTGAATATTATGATTGGCGCGGCACCATTAGATAAAACCGGTAGCGATAAAAATGCATTGGGCTATGCAAGGCAAATGGCCGTGGTACAAGATCAAGCGGCGCATTCATATAACTATGGCTTACGTTCTTATTACTACTCTATGGCGGCGCTGTGCTGGTTTATGCATCCAGGAATGTTCATTTTAGCCAGTTTATTTGTGGTATATACCTTGTACCAACGTGAATTTAATTCTAAAGCCGTGGTTGCTATCACTGCAGCACAGGCTTATTTAGAACAAAATCCGAGTTATATTCGTCGAGATTAA
- a CDS encoding RluA family pseudouridine synthase produces the protein MAEFIAPPCDGNIEVLYQDEHLLLINKPTGLLSLSGKNPLNKDSVHHRLVQDYPTATLVHRLDFGTSGIMLVALNKEINGLLTKQFQLRTVTKTYTAVLYGDLVEQHGDIELPIAKDSDNFPFMKICQQTGKPAHSQYQVIERHQQGLSTRVTFTPITGRTHQLRIHSQQIGHPILGCDLYGNDYSRAMSDRLMLHATSLSFTHPVTEQRIDFVCPSPF, from the coding sequence ATGGCTGAATTTATTGCTCCACCCTGCGATGGCAACATTGAGGTTTTATACCAAGATGAACATTTGTTGTTGATCAATAAACCGACGGGATTATTAAGTCTCTCGGGGAAGAATCCATTAAACAAGGATTCAGTACATCATCGTTTAGTGCAAGATTATCCAACGGCTACGTTAGTACACCGTCTCGATTTCGGTACGTCAGGTATTATGTTAGTGGCGCTAAACAAAGAGATTAATGGATTATTAACTAAACAATTTCAGCTACGCACTGTCACAAAAACCTACACCGCAGTGTTATATGGTGATTTGGTTGAGCAACATGGTGATATTGAATTACCGATCGCCAAAGATAGTGATAATTTCCCATTTATGAAAATTTGTCAGCAAACTGGTAAACCCGCTCACAGTCAATATCAAGTAATTGAACGCCATCAACAAGGGCTGTCAACACGGGTCACCTTTACCCCTATTACCGGTCGAACTCATCAGCTACGCATACACAGCCAGCAAATAGGCCATCCTATTTTAGGTTGTGACTTATATGGTAATGACTATTCGCGAGCGATGTCGGACCGATTAATGTTGCATGCCACTTCATTATCGTTCACTCATCCAGTAACAGAACAACGGATTGATTTTGTTTGCCCAAGCCCATTTTAA
- a CDS encoding methyl-accepting chemotaxis protein — translation MKALSIKSKLLWITSALFIATVITLSLSLWLGLKDKNTSLAAEVEVALQQEINDKLSARAGEYGERIAGFINEAYRVPFSFAGLLEQTSKKDPLSRERVELSLAAILQKNNIISSMYAQFEPNGYDGLDDSYLQGESHSVPNAGTLEIYYTRNDDGTVEQNQVDEAAEKYVTTLNEFGVREAEWYLCAKDSKKPCLMEPYLYEITPGNTALMTSLTVPVIVDNQFKGLVGVDINLPIFQTMIMQLSKSLYGGQAKVTLVSQKGFVVAASHYKKFARPFSESVGPELAKKLLALNSSSGFVNEPTTIAVAYPINIPIANATWSLIIEVPKTQAFMAVDHMNTAMNDMAMSLGSLLLTIGIIVTVIAVLIISLVIRSIIAPLNMIQARVENLASAEGDLTQAIEVDAHAELIALGSGINAFIAKLRHLISELKILADRSQQESIKSADIAKHTRESVNRQYGEIESVVTAVNQMSATALEVAKASEQTAMETESMTVNVKDGQSRLTQAMVFVEGVSGDSAQAQQAVGMVSQSSANISRILEVISSIAEQTNLLALNAAIEAARAGEQGRGFAVVADEVRTLASRTQTSTNEISTLIESLQKEVKNASSIIDKGAQGAQKAVEQTQLALQSLNAIVEQINQVSGQVTHIATAAEEQSAVTEEVNRNITGISDSAAELSQLADSAQQSSDSLADLVQQQHQQLGRLRT, via the coding sequence ATGAAGGCATTATCCATTAAGTCAAAGTTGTTATGGATCACCTCGGCGTTATTTATTGCCACAGTAATTACACTCTCTTTAAGTTTATGGCTAGGCTTAAAAGATAAGAATACCAGTCTGGCCGCAGAGGTTGAGGTTGCGTTACAACAAGAGATTAATGACAAACTCTCAGCAAGAGCGGGTGAGTATGGTGAGCGTATTGCTGGATTTATCAATGAAGCTTATCGGGTTCCCTTTTCGTTTGCGGGCTTACTGGAACAAACCTCAAAAAAAGATCCTTTAAGTCGTGAGCGGGTGGAGTTATCGCTTGCGGCAATATTGCAGAAAAATAACATCATATCATCGATGTATGCGCAATTTGAACCTAATGGCTATGATGGTCTCGATGACAGTTATCTTCAAGGTGAAAGCCACAGTGTACCGAATGCGGGCACATTAGAAATTTACTACACCCGCAATGATGACGGCACAGTAGAGCAGAATCAAGTTGATGAAGCGGCTGAAAAATACGTTACCACGTTAAATGAGTTTGGCGTTCGCGAGGCTGAGTGGTACTTGTGTGCCAAAGACAGTAAAAAGCCGTGCTTAATGGAACCATATTTGTACGAAATCACTCCAGGCAATACTGCACTCATGACCTCGTTAACCGTGCCCGTTATAGTGGATAACCAATTTAAAGGTCTCGTTGGCGTGGACATCAACTTGCCGATATTTCAAACCATGATTATGCAATTATCTAAAAGTTTGTATGGTGGACAAGCTAAGGTGACCTTGGTGAGCCAGAAAGGGTTTGTGGTGGCTGCTAGCCATTATAAAAAATTTGCACGACCTTTTAGTGAATCTGTCGGGCCAGAATTAGCTAAAAAGCTGTTGGCATTAAATAGTTCATCGGGGTTTGTAAATGAACCAACCACCATTGCCGTGGCATATCCTATTAACATCCCTATTGCTAATGCAACTTGGTCATTGATTATTGAAGTGCCGAAAACCCAAGCGTTTATGGCGGTAGATCATATGAATACTGCCATGAATGACATGGCGATGTCTCTGGGCAGCTTGCTATTAACCATCGGTATTATTGTCACGGTTATTGCGGTGCTTATTATCAGTTTGGTTATTCGCAGCATTATTGCGCCGCTTAATATGATCCAAGCTCGCGTCGAAAACCTTGCCAGCGCCGAAGGCGACTTAACTCAAGCGATAGAAGTCGATGCCCATGCGGAGTTAATTGCATTAGGCAGTGGTATTAATGCCTTCATTGCGAAATTGCGCCATCTCATTTCCGAGCTCAAAATTCTTGCCGACCGTTCGCAACAAGAAAGCATAAAATCGGCAGACATTGCTAAGCACACACGCGAAAGTGTTAATCGCCAATATGGTGAAATTGAAAGTGTGGTAACAGCGGTTAATCAAATGAGCGCCACCGCGCTTGAAGTGGCTAAAGCCTCTGAGCAAACCGCAATGGAAACCGAATCCATGACGGTTAATGTGAAAGACGGTCAGTCGCGGTTAACTCAAGCAATGGTATTTGTTGAGGGAGTCTCGGGTGATTCAGCACAAGCTCAGCAAGCGGTAGGTATGGTGTCGCAAAGCAGCGCCAATATTAGCCGTATTTTAGAGGTGATCAGTTCCATTGCAGAGCAGACTAACCTATTAGCGTTAAATGCGGCTATTGAGGCTGCCAGAGCGGGGGAACAAGGCCGAGGCTTTGCTGTTGTTGCTGATGAAGTCAGAACCCTTGCGTCTCGAACTCAAACGTCGACTAATGAAATTAGTACCTTGATTGAGTCGTTACAAAAAGAAGTTAAAAATGCCTCGAGCATTATTGATAAAGGTGCCCAAGGCGCACAAAAAGCGGTTGAGCAAACTCAGCTAGCATTACAATCGCTGAATGCCATCGTTGAACAAATTAACCAAGTGTCAGGTCAAGTGACCCACATCGCTACCGCCGCTGAAGAGCAGAGTGCGGTAACCGAAGAGGTCAATCGTAACATTACTGGCATTTCAGACTCGGCTGCTGAGTTATCACAGCTGGCTGACAGTGCTCAGCAGAGCAGTGACAGCCTAGCTGATTTAGTTCAGCAGCAGCATCAGCAATTGGGACGATTACGAACTTAA
- the gabT gene encoding 4-aminobutyrate--2-oxoglutarate transaminase, producing MTKTNDGLMARRQAAVAQGVGQIHPIFTERAENATVWDVEGREYIDFAGGIAVLNTGHLHPKVKAAVAAQLDAFSHTCFMVLGYESYIAVCEKLNHLVPGDFAKKTALFTSGSEAVENAVKVARAYTKRAGVIAFTSGYHGRTIAALALTGKVAPYSKGMGLMSANVFRAEFPCEMHGVSEDDAMASIERIFKNDAEPADIAAIILEPVQGEGGFYAVTPSFMKRLRELCDNHGIVLIADEVQTGAGRTGTFFAMEQMGVAADITTFAKSIAGGFPLSGITGKAEVMDAVTAGGLGGTYGGSPIACAAALAVIEVFEEEQLLARANEVGHRLKSALTEMQAKYPQIADVRGLGAMIAIELMEDGEPAPQYSGKILTEARNRGLILLSCGTYGNVIRVLVPLTAPDAQIDTGLAIMDSTFQTVFK from the coding sequence ATGACTAAAACAAATGATGGATTAATGGCTCGTCGCCAAGCGGCTGTGGCTCAAGGTGTAGGGCAAATTCACCCAATTTTTACTGAACGTGCTGAAAACGCCACAGTATGGGATGTTGAAGGTCGTGAATATATCGACTTTGCCGGTGGTATTGCGGTACTCAATACTGGTCATTTACACCCTAAAGTTAAAGCGGCAGTGGCAGCGCAGTTAGATGCATTTTCTCACACATGTTTTATGGTGTTGGGTTACGAAAGTTACATTGCGGTATGTGAAAAACTTAACCATTTGGTACCGGGTGATTTTGCTAAAAAAACCGCCTTATTTACCAGTGGTTCTGAGGCGGTAGAAAACGCAGTAAAAGTAGCTCGTGCTTATACAAAACGAGCAGGCGTTATTGCATTTACCTCTGGCTATCATGGTCGAACCATCGCTGCGTTAGCATTAACTGGCAAAGTAGCACCGTACAGTAAAGGCATGGGCTTAATGTCTGCCAACGTGTTCCGAGCTGAATTTCCGTGTGAAATGCATGGCGTGTCTGAAGATGATGCTATGGCATCAATTGAACGTATTTTTAAGAATGATGCTGAGCCTGCCGATATTGCCGCAATTATTTTAGAGCCGGTACAAGGTGAGGGTGGCTTTTACGCGGTTACGCCATCATTTATGAAGCGCTTACGTGAATTGTGCGACAACCATGGCATTGTATTAATTGCCGATGAAGTACAAACCGGCGCTGGTCGTACAGGTACTTTTTTTGCGATGGAGCAAATGGGTGTAGCCGCTGACATTACTACCTTTGCCAAGTCAATTGCCGGTGGTTTTCCACTGTCGGGTATTACCGGTAAAGCAGAAGTCATGGATGCTGTTACCGCTGGTGGCTTAGGTGGTACTTATGGTGGTAGCCCGATCGCCTGCGCTGCTGCGTTAGCGGTTATTGAAGTGTTTGAAGAAGAACAATTATTGGCCCGAGCTAATGAAGTTGGTCATCGGCTTAAGTCGGCACTCACTGAGATGCAAGCTAAGTATCCGCAAATTGCTGATGTGCGTGGATTGGGTGCAATGATCGCCATTGAGTTAATGGAAGATGGTGAACCTGCTCCGCAGTACAGTGGTAAGATTTTAACTGAAGCACGTAACCGCGGACTGATTTTATTGTCTTGTGGCACCTACGGCAACGTTATCCGCGTGCTGGTACCATTAACTGCGCCAGATGCACAAATTGATACTGGTCTTGCGATTATGGACTCTACATTTCAGACAGTGTTTAAATAG
- the gabD gene encoding NADP-dependent succinate-semialdehyde dehydrogenase — MILNDPSLLHEQCYIDGLWVGANSGETVAIANPATQEIIGNVPVMGKAETEAAITAANNALPAWRALTAKERSQKLRRWFELMHENAEDLALMMTTEQGKPLAESRGEVTYAASFIEWFAEEAKRIYGDTIPGHQADKRLTVIKQPVGVTAAITPWNFPAAMITRKAGPALAAGCTMVVKPAPQTPFTALALAELAHRAGIPAGVFSVITGDAIAIGNALCESPIVRKLSFTGSTAVGIKLMEQCAPTLKKLSLELGGNAPFIVFNDADIDAAVDGAMIAKYRNAGQTCVCANRIYVQAGVYEQFTQKFAATVAKLSVGNGVDTGVNIGPLINADAVTKVQRHLADAVAKGASIVTGGKTHSLGGFFFEPTILRDVDKSMLVAKEETFGPLAPLFKFDSVDDVIKQANDTEFGLAAYFYGRDISLVYKVAEALEYGMVGVNTGLISTEVAPFGGIKSSGLGREGSKFGIEEYLEMKYICMSV; from the coding sequence GTGATTTTAAATGATCCAAGCTTATTGCATGAACAATGTTATATCGATGGCCTATGGGTGGGTGCTAACAGTGGCGAAACGGTTGCTATAGCTAACCCTGCTACCCAAGAAATCATCGGTAATGTGCCTGTTATGGGCAAAGCAGAAACCGAAGCAGCCATTACAGCAGCCAATAATGCCTTACCTGCATGGCGCGCGCTGACTGCAAAAGAGCGTAGCCAGAAGTTACGCCGTTGGTTTGAGTTAATGCATGAAAATGCTGAAGACCTAGCGTTAATGATGACGACCGAGCAAGGTAAACCGCTGGCAGAATCAAGAGGTGAAGTAACCTATGCTGCCTCGTTTATCGAATGGTTTGCCGAAGAAGCTAAGCGTATCTATGGTGATACCATTCCTGGTCATCAAGCAGATAAAAGACTGACTGTTATTAAGCAACCTGTTGGCGTGACTGCGGCGATTACCCCGTGGAATTTCCCTGCTGCGATGATCACCCGTAAAGCCGGGCCTGCACTAGCAGCCGGTTGTACTATGGTCGTTAAGCCTGCGCCGCAAACTCCATTTACCGCATTAGCATTAGCTGAGCTTGCACATCGTGCGGGCATTCCTGCTGGTGTGTTTAGTGTTATTACTGGTGATGCGATTGCGATTGGTAATGCCTTATGTGAAAGCCCTATTGTGCGTAAATTATCTTTTACTGGTTCAACTGCGGTAGGAATTAAGTTAATGGAGCAATGCGCTCCAACACTTAAAAAACTGTCATTGGAGCTAGGTGGTAATGCACCGTTTATCGTTTTTAATGATGCCGATATTGATGCCGCCGTTGATGGCGCAATGATTGCTAAATACCGTAATGCCGGTCAAACCTGTGTGTGTGCCAACCGTATTTATGTCCAAGCAGGGGTGTATGAGCAATTCACGCAAAAATTTGCTGCAACAGTGGCTAAATTAAGCGTCGGTAATGGCGTGGATACAGGGGTGAATATCGGCCCGTTAATCAATGCTGATGCAGTGACTAAAGTACAGCGTCATTTAGCCGATGCTGTTGCTAAAGGCGCAAGTATCGTCACTGGCGGTAAAACACATAGCTTAGGTGGCTTTTTCTTTGAACCTACTATTTTACGTGACGTTGATAAATCGATGTTAGTTGCCAAAGAAGAGACTTTTGGCCCATTAGCACCGCTATTCAAATTCGACTCAGTAGATGATGTGATTAAACAAGCTAATGACACTGAATTTGGCTTAGCCGCTTACTTTTATGGCCGTGATATTTCGCTGGTTTACAAAGTAGCAGAAGCACTTGAATACGGTATGGTGGGCGTTAACACCGGATTAATCTCGACCGAAGTCGCGCCATTTGGTGGCATTAAATCGTCTGGATTAGGCCGCGAAGGCTCAAAATTTGGTATCGAAGAATACCTTGAAATGAAATATATCTGCATGTCAGTTTAA
- a CDS encoding FAD-binding oxidoreductase has protein sequence MSATPHASSYYAASANDKVERPRLESTIETDVCVIGAGYTGLSSALHLLESGMKVVVLEAARIGWGASGRNGGQIVNSFSRDIDSIEGVVGKEQAKLFGQMAFEGGQIIRDRIAKYNIDCDLKEGGVFAAMNAKQMGHLQSQKSLWEAHGHNNQLELLDQDGIRKVVNTDLYVGGLLDKSGGHIHPLNLALGEARAVESLGGLIFEDSAVIKVDDGASPVVHTAQGQVKCKFVVVAGNAYLGKLLPELQAKSMPCGTQVITTEPLSDEMAASLLPQDYCVEDCNYLLDYYRLTGDKRLIFGGGVVYGARDPANVEALIMPKLLKTFPQLKGIKVDYAWTGNFLMTLSRLPQVGRIGDNIYYSQGCSGHGVTYTHLAGKLIAEMLNGQATRFDAFAALPHYPFPGGHALRVPFSALGAWYYTLRDKFGI, from the coding sequence ATGTCCGCCACACCTCATGCTAGTTCATATTATGCTGCATCGGCTAATGATAAAGTCGAACGTCCTCGCTTAGAATCTACAATTGAAACAGATGTTTGTGTTATTGGCGCGGGCTATACTGGTTTGTCTTCTGCGTTACATTTATTAGAAAGCGGCATGAAAGTTGTGGTGCTTGAAGCGGCAAGAATTGGCTGGGGAGCATCAGGTCGAAACGGCGGTCAAATTGTCAATTCTTTTAGTCGTGACATTGATTCTATCGAAGGCGTTGTCGGCAAAGAACAAGCTAAACTTTTTGGTCAAATGGCGTTCGAAGGTGGTCAGATTATTCGTGACCGTATTGCCAAATACAACATTGATTGCGACTTAAAAGAGGGTGGTGTTTTTGCCGCCATGAACGCCAAGCAAATGGGCCATTTACAGAGTCAAAAATCATTATGGGAAGCTCATGGTCATAACAATCAATTAGAGTTACTCGACCAGGATGGCATTCGCAAAGTGGTTAATACCGATTTATATGTCGGTGGTTTACTCGATAAAAGCGGTGGCCATATTCATCCTCTAAACCTTGCATTAGGTGAAGCCCGTGCGGTGGAATCCCTTGGTGGATTGATTTTTGAAGATTCAGCTGTCATTAAAGTGGACGATGGCGCATCACCGGTTGTGCACACAGCACAAGGCCAGGTTAAATGTAAATTTGTAGTGGTAGCTGGTAATGCTTATTTAGGTAAATTACTGCCAGAGCTACAAGCTAAATCCATGCCTTGTGGTACTCAAGTGATTACCACTGAACCATTGTCAGATGAAATGGCTGCAAGTTTACTACCGCAAGACTATTGCGTTGAAGATTGTAACTACTTATTAGATTATTACCGTCTTACTGGCGATAAACGCCTTATTTTTGGTGGTGGCGTGGTTTATGGTGCTCGCGATCCGGCCAACGTTGAAGCCTTGATTATGCCTAAACTATTAAAGACCTTTCCGCAGTTAAAAGGGATTAAAGTTGACTATGCTTGGACGGGTAACTTTTTAATGACGTTATCGCGCCTGCCACAAGTGGGACGTATTGGCGATAATATTTATTACTCACAAGGCTGTAGTGGTCATGGGGTTACCTATACTCATTTAGCCGGTAAGTTAATTGCCGAAATGCTTAATGGTCAAGCCACACGTTTTGATGCCTTTGCCGCATTGCCGCATTATCCATTCCCTGGCGGGCATGCACTTAGAGTGCCGTTTAGTGCCTTAGGTGCGTGGTATTACACGTTACGTGACAAGTTTGGCATATAA
- a CDS encoding ABC transporter permease subunit, giving the protein MKKLSFSKVMLWVGLIFLYAPMLILVIYSFNDSKLVTVWGGFSPKWYGELFEDQQILNAVWTSLRIAFYSSTMAVIIGTMAAFVMTRFRRSWAKLTLSNMITAPLVMPEVITGLSLLLLFVQMSETFGWPTERGMFTVWIAHSTFCAAYVAVVVSSRLRELDLSIEEAAMDLGATRLKTFFLITIPMIAPSLIAGWLLSFSLSLDDLVIASFTSGPGSTTLPMVVFSSVRLGVSPKINALATIIILAVSLVAFLSWYFARRAEKKAKIAME; this is encoded by the coding sequence ATGAAGAAGTTAAGTTTCTCTAAAGTGATGTTGTGGGTGGGGTTAATCTTTTTATATGCGCCAATGCTTATTTTGGTCATCTATTCATTTAACGACTCAAAACTGGTTACCGTGTGGGGAGGATTTTCGCCTAAATGGTATGGCGAGCTATTTGAGGACCAGCAAATATTAAATGCAGTCTGGACCAGTTTACGCATTGCCTTTTATAGCTCCACCATGGCAGTGATTATTGGAACGATGGCAGCGTTTGTGATGACCCGTTTTAGACGCTCATGGGCTAAGTTAACCTTGTCTAACATGATCACCGCACCTTTGGTTATGCCTGAAGTTATCACTGGTTTGTCGTTGCTACTGTTATTTGTACAAATGTCAGAAACCTTTGGCTGGCCAACTGAGCGCGGCATGTTTACGGTATGGATTGCCCACTCTACTTTCTGTGCTGCTTATGTTGCGGTAGTGGTATCGTCAAGACTGCGTGAACTGGATTTGTCGATAGAAGAAGCGGCGATGGACTTAGGTGCAACGCGATTAAAAACCTTCTTTTTAATCACCATACCAATGATAGCGCCATCACTTATTGCCGGTTGGTTGTTATCATTTAGCTTGTCGTTAGATGACTTAGTGATTGCCAGCTTTACCTCTGGTCCTGGTTCTACAACCTTGCCTATGGTGGTGTTTTCGTCAGTACGCTTAGGGGTTTCACCTAAGATTAACGCGCTGGCGACGATTATTATTTTAGCGGTATCTTTAGTGGCTTTCTTATCTTGGTATTTTGCACGCCGAGCAGAGAAAAAAGCTAAAATTGCGATGGAATAA